From the Saccharobesus litoralis genome, one window contains:
- the hisA gene encoding 1-(5-phosphoribosyl)-5-[(5-phosphoribosylamino)methylideneamino]imidazole-4-carboxamide isomerase, with translation MIIPAIDLIEGKVVRLYQGDYEQKTEYKLDPLDVAKTYADGGAKWLHIVDLTGAKDPNKRQLELIKKLTDTGLMKFQAGGGIRSKSDVEGLLSAGVNRVVIGSLAVKQPEIVKNWIEVFGPEAIVLALDINIDENGNKFIATHGWQENSGVKLEDTVEDFLKVGLRHVLCTDISRDGTLSGSNVDLYKEVVAQYPQIIWQSSGGIGGIEDIEALKPTNVGGVILGRALLEGKFTIEEAIACWQDA, from the coding sequence ATGATCATCCCTGCTATAGACCTGATTGAAGGTAAAGTCGTTCGCTTATATCAAGGCGATTACGAGCAAAAAACAGAATACAAACTCGACCCATTAGACGTAGCTAAAACCTACGCAGATGGTGGAGCCAAGTGGTTACACATAGTTGATTTAACTGGCGCAAAAGATCCAAATAAACGCCAATTAGAATTAATCAAAAAGCTAACCGATACCGGTTTAATGAAGTTCCAAGCTGGCGGCGGTATTCGCAGTAAATCAGATGTTGAAGGCCTATTAAGCGCTGGTGTTAACCGTGTTGTTATTGGTTCACTGGCAGTAAAGCAGCCTGAAATCGTTAAAAACTGGATCGAAGTGTTTGGTCCTGAAGCCATCGTTCTAGCCTTAGATATTAATATTGACGAAAACGGCAATAAGTTTATCGCAACCCACGGCTGGCAAGAAAATTCAGGCGTGAAATTAGAAGATACTGTTGAAGATTTCTTAAAGGTTGGTTTACGCCATGTACTTTGCACTGATATTAGCCGTGACGGTACACTATCTGGTTCCAATGTTGACCTATATAAAGAAGTTGTTGCTCAATACCCGCAAATTATCTGGCAATCATCAGGCGGTATCGGCGGTATTGAAGATATTGAAGCCCTTAAACCCACTAACGTCGGTGGGGTGATTTTAGGTCGCGCATTATTAGAAGGTAAATTCACGATCGAGGAGGCGATTGCATGTTGGCAAGACGCATAA